A single region of the Clostridia bacterium genome encodes:
- a CDS encoding GNAT family N-acetyltransferase encodes MTVRVAQEKDAEEILALLQQVLELHAKIRPDMFVSGTTKYSYDEVIEIINDKSRRCYVAVDENERVLGHALCIVREPTVQPFLVPFRSLYIDDLCVDESARGKHIGTALFDYVKEEALRLSCYEITLNVWEGNDGAIAFYERLGMKPKSSNLELVLKSSN; translated from the coding sequence ATAACCGTCAGAGTCGCGCAAGAAAAAGATGCCGAAGAGATACTTGCTTTGTTGCAGCAAGTCCTTGAACTTCACGCCAAGATCAGACCCGATATGTTCGTCTCCGGAACGACGAAGTATTCTTATGATGAAGTGATTGAGATAATAAACGATAAAAGCCGACGTTGTTATGTCGCTGTGGATGAAAACGAGAGAGTTCTGGGACATGCGCTTTGTATTGTTAGAGAGCCGACCGTCCAACCTTTTCTTGTGCCTTTTCGGTCTTTATATATCGATGATCTTTGTGTGGACGAATCGGCGCGAGGGAAGCATATAGGAACAGCCTTGTTTGATTACGTAAAAGAAGAAGCGTTACGCCTCAGTTGTTATGAAATAACTTTGAATGTTTGGGAAGGAAACGACGGTGCCATCGCATTTTATGAACGATTGGGAATGAAACCGAAATCAAGCAATTTGGAATTGGTGTTGAAATCATCGAATTAG
- a CDS encoding HAMP domain-containing histidine kinase, whose translation MNAADIRRLRKKFIGIAMLSLFFVMIFIVTAINLSVFFFTLSSVHKRLDGLSEQPVQEQMHNFSAPSMDDIFSPQLSNNLFYVFVFKEDGSYTVRTNTPEKVSEEVISRAEILQSGNKDFGREGSYYYQKTTNADGSYTIVLLNCESELSMIYRILFLSLAIFVIVLMGMFLLIYRISAYAIRPEIENNRRQKEFITNASHELKTPLAVIRANTELLEMTAGENEWTQSTLAQVDRIDGLIKNLVMIAKSDEKANAEEKAVPFNVSVAVEQTTDTYIAVATQQEKSLVKQIEDNLSMIGNEGKIRQLATILLDNAMKYCDEKGTITVYLSKGKKETMTLAVSNDYKDGATVDYTRFFDRFYRQDTSHNIDKGGYGIGLSIAENICKEYHGEISAKWENGVITFTCALRG comes from the coding sequence ATGAACGCGGCAGATATTCGGAGATTAAGAAAAAAATTTATTGGGATCGCAATGCTTTCCCTGTTTTTCGTTATGATTTTTATCGTAACGGCGATCAATCTGTCCGTATTTTTCTTTACTTTATCGTCCGTTCATAAACGGTTGGACGGACTTTCCGAGCAACCGGTACAAGAACAAATGCACAATTTTTCCGCGCCGTCGATGGACGACATTTTCTCTCCGCAACTAAGCAACAATCTTTTTTATGTCTTTGTTTTCAAAGAGGACGGGAGCTATACCGTTCGCACCAATACGCCGGAAAAGGTGTCCGAAGAGGTTATTTCGCGTGCCGAAATACTGCAAAGCGGCAACAAAGATTTCGGTCGCGAAGGCAGCTATTATTACCAAAAGACGACGAATGCCGACGGAAGCTATACGATCGTGCTTTTGAATTGCGAAAGCGAATTATCCATGATCTATCGTATTCTTTTTTTAAGTTTAGCGATTTTCGTCATCGTTCTTATGGGAATGTTTCTGTTGATCTATCGGATTTCCGCCTATGCCATCCGCCCCGAGATCGAGAACAATCGTCGGCAAAAAGAATTTATTACCAATGCGAGCCACGAATTGAAGACGCCCCTTGCCGTTATTCGCGCCAACACCGAGTTGTTGGAAATGACGGCGGGCGAAAACGAGTGGACCCAGTCAACGCTCGCACAAGTGGATCGCATCGACGGACTTATCAAAAATCTCGTCATGATCGCCAAATCAGACGAAAAAGCAAACGCCGAAGAGAAAGCGGTACCGTTCAACGTTTCCGTCGCGGTGGAACAGACGACGGATACCTATATCGCCGTCGCTACGCAACAAGAAAAGTCTTTGGTAAAACAGATCGAAGACAACCTTTCTATGATAGGGAATGAAGGGAAAATACGGCAACTTGCCACCATTCTTTTAGACAATGCTATGAAGTATTGCGATGAAAAAGGTACGATAACCGTTTATTTGTCCAAAGGCAAAAAAGAAACGATGACGCTTGCTGTTTCCAACGATTATAAGGATGGTGCGACCGTGGACTACACAAGATTTTTCGATCGTTTTTATCGACAGGACACCTCGCATAATATCGATAAAGGCGGTTACGGAATAGGTCTGTCCATCGCGGAAAACATCTGCAAAGAATATCACGGCGAAATCTCGGCAAAATGGGAAAACGGTGTCATTACTTTCACGTGCGCTTTACGAGGATAA
- a CDS encoding response regulator transcription factor, which produces MKILFAEDTKDLNKAVSTALTIEKYDVDSVFDGEEALERLKTNAYDCIILDIMMPKKDGLEVLTELRKRHITSPVIMLTAKAEIEDRVAGLDAGADDYLPKPFAMKELLARIRSACRRSSDYNTERVSFCGLELDPDNYELSAKNSIRLSVKEYELMQVLMKNADVPLSSGTLLERVWKRDENADADTLWLYISYLKGKLRAVGSTVTINGTKGGEFLLTTEEK; this is translated from the coding sequence ATGAAAATTTTATTTGCGGAAGACACGAAAGATCTCAATAAGGCGGTCTCGACCGCCCTGACGATTGAAAAGTATGACGTGGACAGCGTTTTTGACGGAGAAGAAGCGCTTGAACGCCTGAAAACAAACGCGTACGATTGCATAATACTGGACATCATGATGCCGAAAAAAGACGGGCTGGAAGTACTCACCGAACTTAGAAAAAGGCATATCACTTCGCCCGTCATTATGCTGACGGCAAAGGCGGAGATCGAAGACCGCGTGGCGGGATTGGACGCGGGCGCGGACGATTATCTTCCAAAACCGTTTGCCATGAAAGAATTACTTGCCCGTATTCGCTCCGCTTGCCGACGCAGTTCGGATTACAATACGGAACGAGTCTCTTTTTGCGGATTGGAATTGGATCCGGATAACTATGAACTTTCGGCAAAGAATTCCATTCGATTGTCCGTTAAAGAATATGAATTGATGCAAGTCTTGATGAAAAACGCCGACGTGCCGCTTTCAAGCGGAACACTTTTGGAAAGGGTGTGGAAAAGAGACGAAAACGCCGACGCCGATACTTTATGGCTATATATATCGTATCTGAAAGGAAAATTGAGAGCGGTCGGTTCAACGGTCACCATAAACGGAACAAAAGGCGGTGAATTTTTACTGACAACGGAGGAAAAATGA
- a CDS encoding GTP pyrophosphokinase family protein, giving the protein MQSIYGDHLPKMEKTMGDILDRIEALRKNLTENYGMDPIEHCLSRIKAEDSMREKCRRNGLPENTESALRVLTDAIGVRIVCAFVGDVYKVAEYLRSFPDYEIVTEKDYIRNVKPNGYRSYHMILKTAEGYFVEIQLRTISMDTWAALEHHLKYKKNVVTNAELIKAELKRCADELASTDVSMQAIRDMIVESRGW; this is encoded by the coding sequence ATGCAGTCTATCTACGGAGATCATTTGCCGAAAATGGAAAAGACGATGGGAGATATCCTTGATAGGATAGAGGCTCTTCGTAAAAATCTGACCGAAAACTACGGTATGGACCCGATCGAACATTGTCTTTCCCGTATCAAAGCGGAAGATAGTATGCGCGAAAAGTGCAGAAGAAACGGCTTACCGGAAAACACGGAGAGCGCGCTTCGCGTATTGACCGACGCCATCGGTGTCAGGATCGTTTGCGCGTTTGTCGGAGACGTTTATAAAGTAGCGGAATACCTTCGATCATTCCCCGATTATGAGATCGTAACCGAAAAAGATTATATCCGTAACGTAAAGCCCAACGGATACAGGAGTTATCATATGATCCTGAAGACGGCGGAAGGGTATTTTGTGGAAATACAACTAAGGACGATCTCGATGGACACGTGGGCGGCGCTCGAGCATCACTTGAAATACAAGAAGAACGTGGTGACAAACGCGGAGCTTATCAAGGCTGAATTGAAACGTTGCGCGGACGAACTGGCGTCTACCGACGTTTCTATGCAGGCGATACGCGATATGATAGTAGAAAGCAGAGGATGGTAG